From Shewanella psychrophila, a single genomic window includes:
- the pspC gene encoding envelope stress response membrane protein PspC: MSDTKGRTLYRIPQSGKIAGVCSGIADYFGFETWLVRVVAASIFLLGGSGIVLIIYVLLWMILDIKPGTENNKKAHKDIEIKKKVWQSGEPAKMALRDVNSQFRSLEIRLQKLERHVTSDSFDLKQEINNL; the protein is encoded by the coding sequence ATGAGTGACACTAAAGGACGTACCTTATATCGCATTCCTCAATCAGGTAAAATAGCTGGGGTTTGTTCTGGAATAGCAGACTATTTCGGCTTTGAAACCTGGTTAGTTAGAGTCGTCGCCGCTTCAATATTTCTTTTAGGTGGCTCGGGAATTGTGCTAATCATCTATGTACTACTTTGGATGATTTTAGATATTAAACCCGGTACCGAGAATAATAAAAAAGCGCATAAGGATATAGAGATAAAGAAGAAGGTTTGGCAATCGGGTGAGCCTGCGAAGATGGCTCTGCGTGATGTAAACTCTCAATTTAGAAGTTTAGAAATCAGACTTCAAAAATTGGAACGTCATGTGACCTCGGACAGTTTCGACTTGAAACAAGAGATCAATAACCTTTAA
- the pspB gene encoding envelope stress response membrane protein PspB codes for MNMDILMAPIIIFLIIVAPIWLILHYRSKRQVSQGLTEEEYSQLNELIGRADKMAQRIDTLEAILDSEAPQWRGRNE; via the coding sequence ATGAACATGGATATTTTAATGGCCCCAATTATTATTTTTCTGATAATCGTGGCTCCCATTTGGCTGATACTTCACTATCGCAGCAAGCGTCAAGTGAGCCAGGGACTTACTGAAGAAGAGTATTCACAACTTAATGAACTAATAGGTAGAGCCGATAAGATGGCTCAACGTATCGATACATTGGAAGCGATTTTAGACAGTGAAGCACCACAGTGGAGGGGTCGCAATGAGTAA
- the pspA gene encoding phage shock protein PspA: MGIFSRFADIINSNISSLLDKAEDPEKMVRLIIQEMEDTLVEVRSTSAKVLAEKKEIIRRITKVQEQVLDWAGKAELALSKDREDLAKAALIEKQKASELAETLSQELVVVEEQISRLKEEVNLLQQKLVDAKARQKTIIMRKQTASSRLEVKKQLDSSKIDNAMSKFEQYERRVEGLESQVDAYDLGNKKSLNDEFAALEAEDSVSAELEALKAKIKSSKAKTKAK; the protein is encoded by the coding sequence ATGGGAATTTTCTCTCGCTTCGCAGATATTATAAATTCAAATATTAGTTCACTACTGGATAAAGCCGAAGATCCAGAAAAAATGGTTCGCTTGATTATTCAAGAGATGGAAGACACCTTAGTAGAGGTTCGTTCTACATCGGCTAAAGTATTAGCAGAGAAGAAGGAGATAATCCGTCGCATCACTAAGGTACAGGAGCAGGTGCTCGACTGGGCGGGGAAAGCCGAACTTGCATTGTCGAAAGACCGTGAAGACTTAGCAAAGGCCGCTCTGATTGAAAAGCAGAAGGCGAGTGAGCTTGCTGAGACCTTGTCCCAAGAGCTTGTGGTTGTTGAAGAGCAAATTTCTCGCTTGAAAGAAGAAGTAAACTTGCTTCAACAGAAGCTAGTTGATGCTAAGGCTCGTCAGAAGACGATAATTATGCGTAAGCAGACAGCGTCTTCACGCTTAGAAGTGAAGAAGCAACTTGACTCTAGCAAGATAGATAATGCCATGAGTAAATTTGAGCAGTATGAACGTCGTGTCGAAGGGCTCGAGTCACAAGTCGATGCCTATGACTTGGGTAATAAGAAAAGTCTCAATGATGAGTTCGCCGCACTGGAGGCTGAAGATTCTGTCAGCGCTGAGCTTGAGGCATTAAAAGCAAAAATTAAGAGCAGCAAGGCAAAGACTAAAGCTAAATAA
- the pspF gene encoding phage shock protein operon transcriptional activator — translation MANQFQQDNLIGQSNALLEVLEHVSQIAPLSKPVLIIGERGTGKELIAERLHFLSARWDQSFIKLNCSSLSENLLESELFGHDAGAFTGANKKHEGRFERADGGSLFLDELANTTGLIQEKLLRVIEYGEFERVGGSKTVRTDVRLICAANEDLPSLAEAGEFRADLLDRLAFDVITLPPLRHRQEDIITLAEYFAIGMARQLKHELFPGFSPSAVQQLMDHSWPGNIRELKNVVERSVYRNPDTESPITNIVVDPFASPYRPTARVKTRERQQLPSSQTPVSSSDTESSAIPESSSNKIIFPIDFKEHCEGLEVALLKQALEAGQFNQKKTAELLNLSYHQLRGILKKYNLLDKT, via the coding sequence GTGGCAAATCAATTTCAGCAAGATAATCTTATTGGACAATCGAATGCGCTCCTCGAAGTTCTGGAGCATGTTTCTCAGATCGCACCTCTGTCTAAACCCGTTCTTATCATTGGCGAGCGTGGTACAGGTAAGGAGCTAATTGCAGAACGCCTTCATTTCTTATCCGCACGTTGGGATCAAAGTTTTATTAAACTTAATTGTTCCTCACTGAGTGAAAACTTACTCGAAAGTGAACTGTTTGGCCATGATGCAGGTGCTTTTACCGGCGCAAATAAAAAACATGAGGGACGATTTGAACGCGCCGATGGCGGTAGTTTGTTTCTCGATGAACTTGCCAACACCACTGGACTTATCCAGGAAAAGCTTCTTCGCGTAATAGAGTACGGTGAATTTGAACGCGTAGGTGGCAGTAAAACAGTGCGTACAGATGTCAGGTTAATCTGTGCGGCTAACGAAGATCTTCCCTCTTTAGCCGAGGCTGGTGAATTTAGAGCCGACTTGCTCGACAGACTGGCGTTTGATGTGATCACCTTGCCTCCTCTGCGCCACAGGCAGGAAGATATCATTACTTTAGCCGAATACTTCGCTATAGGAATGGCAAGACAACTAAAACATGAACTATTTCCCGGGTTCAGTCCCAGTGCTGTACAACAACTGATGGACCATAGTTGGCCTGGAAACATACGAGAGCTTAAAAACGTGGTGGAGAGAAGTGTCTATCGTAATCCAGATACCGAATCACCCATTACCAATATCGTGGTTGACCCATTTGCCTCGCCCTATCGCCCTACAGCAAGAGTTAAAACACGCGAGAGGCAACAATTACCTAGCAGTCAAACTCCGGTTTCGAGCAGCGACACTGAGTCATCGGCCATACCTGAGTCTAGTAGTAATAAAATTATCTTCCCCATTGATTTTAAAGAGCATTGTGAAGGTTTGGAAGTCGCACTTCTAAAACAGGCATTAGAGGCGGGTCAATTTAACCAAAAGAAAACCGCTGAACTTTTAAACTTAAGTTACCATCAATTACGGGGTATTTTAAAAAAGTACAACTTACTCGATAAAACTTAA
- a CDS encoding ABC transporter substrate-binding protein translates to MRVLLKRLSLYPTISCICVLLAGCGPKLVPPGIVYCSEGNPESFNPQLVTSGTTVDATSQQIYNGLVNYNLMSGQIEPSLAIHWQISDDELTYTFQLRKKVNFHHTQEFTPTRHFNADDVLFSFNRVIDPSHPFHHISKTGYPFFQSIGFDKQIDSIEKLSEHEVAFHLKHKDASFLANLASGFAVILSAEYADTLVAKGEQEKIDRKPVGTGPFQLVKYVKNDYIRYHRNEGYWRQLPSAELLVFDITPKSTTRLAKLITGDCSVSALPKAGELSVVFQHDELEVDSLPGFNVAFWAFNTQKAPFNDVRVRKALAHAVDRNNILRAVYQKTAVESTGMLPPMSWAYSANQSLVDYDPEKAKQLLKEAGIKNLTIDIWAMPVARIYNPNAHKTAELIQADLADIGVKVNIVSYDWSVFNQKLSQRSYDSVLIGWNADNSDPDNFFTPILSCASVLSNSNRSRWCNPEFDDILIKAKSITSKKERKALYQEAEALFAQELPMLPLAHATRLILKKKGVDNSQLTPFGGISFNANHQRDMMSTEEIR, encoded by the coding sequence ATGAGAGTGCTGCTTAAGCGTCTATCTTTATATCCCACCATATCCTGCATTTGTGTTTTACTTGCAGGTTGTGGCCCGAAGCTAGTCCCACCAGGGATAGTCTATTGCTCCGAGGGGAATCCTGAATCTTTCAATCCTCAGCTGGTCACTTCAGGAACGACTGTGGATGCAACATCACAGCAGATATACAATGGACTGGTAAATTACAACTTAATGTCCGGCCAGATAGAACCTTCGTTAGCGATACACTGGCAGATCAGTGACGATGAATTAACTTACACCTTTCAATTACGAAAAAAAGTTAACTTTCATCACACCCAAGAGTTCACGCCAACCCGTCATTTCAATGCTGACGATGTGTTATTCTCATTCAACAGAGTGATCGATCCATCTCACCCTTTCCATCATATCTCCAAAACAGGATACCCGTTTTTCCAGAGCATAGGCTTCGATAAACAGATCGACTCAATTGAAAAACTGTCTGAACATGAAGTCGCCTTCCACCTTAAACATAAAGATGCCTCTTTCCTCGCCAACTTAGCTTCTGGGTTTGCAGTCATCTTGTCTGCCGAATATGCTGACACCTTAGTTGCAAAAGGTGAGCAAGAGAAAATTGACCGAAAGCCCGTCGGCACAGGACCTTTTCAACTAGTTAAGTATGTCAAGAATGACTACATACGATACCATCGTAATGAGGGTTATTGGCGACAGCTGCCCAGCGCAGAATTATTAGTGTTTGATATCACGCCTAAAAGTACCACCAGACTGGCTAAACTCATCACAGGTGATTGCAGTGTATCAGCCCTACCAAAGGCCGGAGAACTCTCGGTGGTTTTTCAGCATGATGAGCTCGAAGTAGATTCACTGCCAGGGTTTAATGTTGCTTTTTGGGCGTTCAATACTCAAAAAGCCCCCTTTAATGATGTCAGAGTACGTAAAGCCTTGGCCCACGCAGTAGACAGAAATAATATTCTAAGAGCGGTTTACCAGAAGACGGCTGTCGAATCCACAGGCATGCTCCCTCCTATGTCTTGGGCATATTCTGCAAACCAGAGTCTTGTAGATTATGATCCCGAGAAAGCCAAACAACTATTGAAAGAAGCAGGCATAAAAAATCTTACTATCGATATCTGGGCCATGCCCGTCGCACGTATCTACAACCCTAACGCTCATAAGACAGCGGAACTCATTCAGGCTGATTTGGCAGATATAGGTGTAAAGGTTAATATCGTTAGCTATGATTGGAGTGTATTCAACCAGAAGCTAAGCCAAAGGAGCTATGACTCGGTGCTGATCGGTTGGAATGCCGATAACAGCGATCCTGACAACTTTTTTACTCCCATCCTTAGCTGCGCATCAGTACTGTCCAACAGTAATCGTTCCCGTTGGTGTAACCCAGAATTTGATGACATTCTTATTAAAGCAAAATCAATTACATCAAAAAAAGAACGCAAAGCACTCTATCAGGAGGCTGAGGCTCTATTTGCACAAGAGCTGCCTATGTTACCTCTTGCCCATGCGACTCGGCTTATTTTGAAGAAAAAAGGGGTAGACAATAGCCAGCTCACTCCTTTTGGTGGGATTTCCTTTAATGCCAACCATCAGAGGGATATGATGAGTACTGAGGAGATAAGATAA
- a CDS encoding ABC transporter permease has protein sequence MARYLLRRMNLFVATSLVLLAVLFVATHHFPVEKRFALTGIHSPTAEQIVQIDQDYQLDSNQFGQFIGYLQQRLSGNLGISATSQQPVVDELAAVLPASFELAIVAAVLALLFGIPLGILASMSKNKITQHTIMTITLTGYSIPVFWLGLTLSLWFGVQLGWLPISGQLNLLYEIAPVTGFVLIDTLLSDSLYADSAFVDAVHHIILPSITLAVLPFTVVVRSTRSAIIAIMDKTYIKAAEARGLHTSHIVLRHALPNALIPVLKNLGLMLGTFASYAMVVEVIFSWPGVGAWLVSGIYQRDYTVIQGGVLAVALIIIFLSIMIEVFHTAINPLSRKELYAAN, from the coding sequence ATGGCTCGGTACCTTTTACGTAGAATGAATTTGTTTGTGGCCACATCTTTGGTGCTACTCGCAGTGCTTTTTGTCGCAACACATCACTTCCCGGTCGAAAAACGCTTTGCGCTAACTGGCATACATTCCCCAACAGCTGAACAAATAGTACAAATAGATCAAGATTATCAGCTCGATAGTAATCAATTCGGTCAATTTATAGGATACCTTCAGCAAAGGTTAAGTGGTAACTTGGGGATTTCGGCAACATCACAACAACCTGTTGTCGATGAGCTAGCGGCTGTATTGCCGGCCTCATTCGAGCTAGCCATTGTCGCTGCAGTATTAGCACTACTTTTCGGTATCCCTCTAGGCATTCTGGCATCGATGAGTAAAAATAAGATAACCCAACACACCATAATGACGATCACCTTAACAGGCTATTCTATTCCGGTTTTTTGGCTAGGGTTAACCTTATCACTCTGGTTTGGTGTTCAACTAGGTTGGCTACCCATCTCCGGTCAGCTAAATTTGCTCTATGAAATTGCCCCAGTCACAGGATTTGTACTGATTGACACGCTTCTTTCAGATTCACTCTATGCAGACTCTGCCTTTGTTGATGCAGTGCACCACATCATATTGCCCTCTATCACACTGGCAGTGCTCCCCTTCACTGTGGTGGTGAGAAGCACACGCTCAGCAATCATAGCAATCATGGATAAGACCTATATCAAGGCTGCTGAAGCCAGAGGCCTACATACCAGCCACATCGTATTACGTCATGCTCTGCCCAATGCCTTGATACCAGTACTGAAGAACTTAGGCCTTATGCTAGGCACCTTCGCAAGTTATGCCATGGTTGTTGAAGTCATCTTCTCTTGGCCGGGTGTGGGAGCCTGGTTAGTGTCAGGGATCTACCAGAGGGACTACACCGTTATCCAAGGCGGTGTGTTGGCGGTTGCCTTGATCATCATCTTTTTAAGTATCATGATTGAAGTCTTTCATACGGCAATCAACCCCCTAAGCAGGAAAGAGCTTTATGCCGCAAATTAA
- a CDS encoding ABC transporter permease subunit, with amino-acid sequence MPQIKIYQEDEIPSPMRRFWHAFSDNPFAFAGLWTVICFLLLALFGPLIAPYAPEQQDPHALLLAPSWDAAGTVEHFLGTDDLGRDIFSRLLHGAHLTFGMALGIVLTALVLGFIIGSISGMMKGLKSSILSHLLDALLSIPSLLMAILVVAVMGPGLENVFWAVGIALTPQFVRAIHQAIHEELQKEYVTAAKLDGANQFQIFWYVIMPNIWDTVIIQITLGISAAILDIAALGFLNLGAQAPSPEWGAMVSQGMDNLLTAPWTVTIPGIAILCCVLAINLVGDGLRSALSPVNN; translated from the coding sequence ATGCCGCAAATTAAAATCTACCAAGAAGATGAGATACCCTCTCCAATGCGCAGGTTCTGGCATGCATTTTCAGACAATCCCTTCGCTTTTGCCGGGTTATGGACTGTGATCTGTTTCTTGTTACTGGCCCTATTCGGTCCGCTTATCGCACCTTATGCGCCAGAACAACAAGATCCTCATGCCCTCTTGTTGGCACCATCATGGGATGCCGCCGGAACAGTAGAGCACTTCCTTGGCACCGATGATTTAGGTCGTGATATCTTCAGTCGTCTGCTCCATGGCGCTCACTTAACCTTCGGTATGGCTTTAGGCATAGTCCTCACGGCGTTAGTTCTCGGTTTTATTATCGGTTCAATCTCAGGCATGATGAAAGGACTCAAGTCGAGTATTCTCAGTCACCTGCTCGATGCTTTGTTGTCAATTCCCTCCCTATTAATGGCAATATTGGTGGTCGCTGTAATGGGACCGGGTTTAGAAAACGTTTTTTGGGCTGTGGGCATTGCGCTCACACCTCAGTTTGTCCGTGCTATTCATCAAGCCATCCATGAGGAGCTCCAAAAAGAGTATGTCACGGCGGCAAAACTCGATGGTGCGAATCAGTTTCAAATTTTCTGGTATGTCATCATGCCAAATATATGGGACACAGTGATCATACAAATCACCTTAGGGATCTCGGCAGCCATTTTAGATATCGCCGCACTAGGTTTCTTAAACTTAGGCGCACAAGCCCCTAGCCCAGAATGGGGCGCCATGGTTTCCCAGGGAATGGATAACCTACTAACAGCCCCGTGGACTGTGACTATTCCAGGCATTGCCATCTTGTGCTGTGTCCTCGCTATTAACTTAGTCGGCGACGGCTTACGATCTGCGTTATCGCCGGTCAATAATTAA
- a CDS encoding oligopeptide/dipeptide ABC transporter ATP-binding protein: MPLLDIRNLTIELDTPHGRVKALDRVSLTISPAEIHGLVGESGSGRSLLARAILGIPGHNWTIKADRMLWDGHNLLEMNSKQRRNLMGSEIAMIFQDPSGSLDPVISVGTQLVEAMPENKKLPFWRRNADKKKTARKWLHKVGIKDTQKVMSSYAWELSEGECQKVMIAMAIANQPRLLIADEPTNSMEIDTQAQIFRLLTKLNQLQGVSILLISHELDTLSIWCDQLSVMYCGQIMESGPTAEILAQPYHPYTKALLNNIPAHTGQLAHKSIMRTLPGSAPALQHLPIGCRLGPRCPRAEKKCVSRPNLCHKKNRYFACHFPYHEETCNEDNTPSS; the protein is encoded by the coding sequence ATGCCCTTACTCGACATTCGTAACCTCACCATTGAACTAGACACCCCGCATGGGCGTGTCAAGGCACTGGATAGAGTCAGTTTAACCATCAGCCCAGCTGAAATTCACGGCTTAGTGGGAGAGTCTGGATCTGGCCGAAGCTTATTAGCTCGGGCTATCTTAGGGATCCCTGGTCATAATTGGACAATCAAGGCCGATCGCATGCTATGGGATGGGCACAATCTGTTAGAAATGAATTCTAAGCAGCGCCGAAATCTGATGGGCAGCGAAATTGCCATGATATTTCAAGACCCATCAGGCAGTCTAGATCCTGTTATTTCTGTCGGTACTCAGCTTGTTGAAGCCATGCCAGAAAATAAGAAACTGCCTTTTTGGCGTCGCAATGCAGATAAAAAGAAGACTGCAAGAAAATGGTTACATAAGGTTGGTATCAAAGACACACAAAAAGTCATGTCCAGTTATGCCTGGGAGCTTTCAGAAGGCGAGTGTCAAAAAGTAATGATAGCCATGGCTATTGCCAATCAACCTAGGTTATTGATAGCCGATGAGCCGACCAACTCCATGGAAATAGACACTCAGGCACAGATTTTTCGCCTGTTGACTAAGTTAAACCAGCTGCAGGGTGTTTCCATTCTTCTGATCAGTCATGAGCTAGATACTTTATCTATATGGTGTGATCAGCTGTCTGTCATGTATTGTGGTCAAATCATGGAATCCGGGCCCACGGCTGAAATTCTTGCTCAGCCCTATCACCCATACACCAAAGCACTGCTTAATAATATTCCGGCGCACACGGGACAGCTTGCTCATAAATCGATTATGCGTACTTTACCAGGCTCGGCGCCAGCGCTACAGCACTTGCCTATAGGTTGCCGACTCGGTCCAAGGTGCCCACGTGCCGAGAAAAAATGCGTGAGTCGTCCCAATTTATGTCATAAAAAGAACCGGTATTTTGCCTGTCATTTCCCCTACCATGAAGAAACATGCAATGAAGACAACACTCCTTCAAGTTAG
- a CDS encoding ATP-binding cassette domain-containing protein, translating to MKTTLLQVSNLSKRFYAGYKGFKREYSQALSPVSFELNTGETLAIVGAAGSGKSTLARILVGAEVRSSGEIYFEGEALEKRNLKQRCKLIRMIFQDPNTSLNPKLTIGDLLDEPLKFNTNLNAKERREQVVDKLRKVGLLPEHADFYPHMISEGMKQRVAVARALMLDPKIIIADEALTALDLSVRSQILNLLLKLQKEMGLSYIFVSHNLSIIRHFSDKVMVLHHGKMVEKATTEDLFNAPKHEYTQRLIQELTLFSQKRHSSPTKKHG from the coding sequence ATGAAGACAACACTCCTTCAAGTTAGTAATCTCAGTAAACGTTTCTATGCCGGCTACAAAGGGTTTAAACGTGAGTATAGCCAAGCTTTATCGCCTGTCTCGTTTGAGCTCAACACAGGTGAAACCTTAGCCATTGTTGGTGCAGCGGGTTCGGGGAAGAGTACCTTGGCACGTATACTGGTAGGCGCTGAAGTCCGTAGTAGTGGAGAGATTTATTTCGAAGGTGAAGCGCTTGAGAAGCGAAACCTAAAGCAGAGATGTAAACTCATCAGGATGATTTTTCAAGACCCAAACACATCACTTAATCCCAAATTGACAATCGGGGATTTACTCGATGAACCACTCAAGTTCAATACGAATCTCAATGCCAAAGAGCGAAGAGAGCAGGTCGTCGATAAGCTAAGAAAAGTGGGTTTGTTACCCGAACATGCGGATTTCTACCCTCACATGATTTCTGAGGGCATGAAGCAACGTGTGGCCGTTGCCCGAGCGCTCATGTTGGATCCCAAAATAATTATAGCAGATGAAGCCCTTACCGCTCTCGACTTGTCGGTACGCTCACAAATCCTCAACCTACTGTTAAAACTTCAAAAAGAGATGGGTCTGTCTTATATTTTCGTGTCCCATAACCTCAGTATCATTCGCCACTTTAGTGATAAGGTGATGGTACTTCATCATGGAAAGATGGTTGAGAAAGCAACAACAGAAGATTTATTTAATGCACCCAAACATGAATATACTCAGCGCCTGATCCAAGAGTTAACCCTCTTTAGTCAGAAACGACACAGCAGTCCAACCAAAAAACATGGTTAA
- the fabV gene encoding enoyl-ACP reductase FabV gives MIIKPKTRGFICTTTHPVGCEANVLEQINTTKAKGTLKNGPKKVLVIGSSSGYGLSSRIAAAFGSGAATLGVFFEKPGTERKPGTAGWYNSAAFDKLAKAEGLYSKSLNGDAFSHEAKQKAIDVIKADLGQVDMVVYSLASPVRKLPDSGELIRSALKPIGETYTATAVDTNKDLIIETSVEPASEQEIQDTVTVMGGEDWELWLAALADAGVLADGCKTVAYSYIGTELTWPIYWHGALGKAKMDLDRAANALNNKLSATGGSANVAVLKSVVTQASSAIPVMPLYIAMVFKKMREEGLHEGCMEQINRMFAERLYREDGEAPQVDDANRLRLDDWELREEIQQHCRDQWPLVTTENLSELTDYREYKEEFLKLFGFGIESVDYELDVNPEVSFDVEQI, from the coding sequence ATGATAATCAAACCTAAAACACGTGGCTTTATATGCACCACTACTCACCCTGTTGGTTGTGAAGCTAATGTACTCGAACAAATCAATACTACTAAGGCTAAAGGTACGTTAAAGAACGGCCCTAAAAAAGTATTAGTTATCGGTTCTTCGAGTGGATATGGTCTATCTTCTCGTATTGCTGCCGCATTCGGCAGTGGCGCTGCAACCTTAGGTGTATTCTTCGAAAAACCAGGAACAGAAAGAAAGCCTGGCACCGCCGGCTGGTATAACTCAGCAGCCTTTGATAAGTTGGCTAAAGCTGAAGGTTTATATTCTAAGAGCCTCAATGGTGATGCATTCAGCCATGAAGCAAAACAGAAAGCCATCGACGTCATTAAAGCCGACTTAGGTCAAGTCGATATGGTTGTCTACTCTCTGGCTTCTCCAGTACGTAAATTGCCCGATTCAGGTGAACTTATTCGCTCTGCACTCAAGCCTATTGGCGAGACTTATACCGCTACCGCAGTAGACACGAATAAAGACCTTATTATCGAAACCAGTGTTGAGCCCGCCAGCGAGCAAGAGATCCAAGACACAGTCACAGTCATGGGCGGCGAAGACTGGGAACTTTGGCTAGCAGCCCTTGCAGATGCTGGCGTACTGGCAGATGGTTGCAAAACAGTCGCATACAGCTATATCGGTACAGAACTAACATGGCCTATCTATTGGCATGGTGCCCTAGGTAAAGCCAAAATGGATTTAGATCGCGCGGCTAACGCCTTAAATAACAAGTTATCAGCTACAGGCGGTAGCGCAAATGTCGCAGTACTCAAGAGCGTTGTCACTCAAGCAAGCTCGGCTATTCCGGTTATGCCTCTATATATTGCCATGGTATTTAAGAAGATGCGCGAAGAAGGCTTGCATGAAGGCTGTATGGAGCAGATCAACCGCATGTTTGCCGAGCGTTTGTACCGTGAAGATGGTGAGGCGCCACAAGTCGATGACGCTAACCGCTTACGCTTAGATGACTGGGAACTACGTGAAGAGATCCAGCAGCATTGTCGCGATCAATGGCCATTAGTGACCACTGAAAACTTATCAGAGCTTACTGATTACCGTGAGTATAAAGAAGAGTTCCTTAAATTATTCGGTTTTGGCATAGAGTCTGTGGATTATGAACTAGATGTGAACCCAGAAGTCAGCTTCGACGTCGAACAGATTTAG